One window of the Montipora foliosa isolate CH-2021 chromosome 4, ASM3666993v2, whole genome shotgun sequence genome contains the following:
- the LOC138000952 gene encoding uncharacterized protein, whose protein sequence is MYLINNQNVGIFLLFVVSDVVVKMAESFAANTVNRFRSPKTGEEESKMLEGSIPKSTAYKNKWAVKMFHQWQINRRVKVPVLDAGGAFKDYGDLSKVQSLSTDLANMDANALNYWLSKFVQEVANSKGKVYPERNLYGIVCGIRRHLEETVRSEALNPLDASDKR, encoded by the coding sequence ATGTATCTTATAAATAATCAAAATGTGGGAATTTTCTTGTTGTTCGTTGTAAGTGATGTGGTAGTGAAGATGGCAGAGTCTTTTGCAGCAAATACCGTAAACCGATTTCGTTCTCCAAAAACTGGGGAAGAAGAATCAAAGATGCTGGAAGGGAGCATTCCTAAGTCCACTGCCtacaaaaacaaatgggcgGTTAAAATGTTTCACCAATGGCAGATAAATAGAAGAGTTAAAGTTCCTGTACTTGATGCTGGTGGCGCTTTTAAAGATTATGGAGATTTATCCAAAGTTCAGTCGTTGAGTACAGATTTGGCAAATATGGATGCCAATGCTTTAAACTACTGGCTAAGTAAATTTGTCCAGGAGGTTGCGAATAGTAAAGGGAAGGTATATCCAGAAAGGAATCTTTATGGAATTGTCTGTGGCATCCGAAGGCATTTAGAAGAAACTGTGCGAAGCGAAGCATTAA